From the genome of Pseudomonadota bacterium:
CGTGCTCGGACACGGGCGAGTGTCGCGATGGAGTGTGCATCGACATCCTCGAGGCGGACGCATACGGAGCCGGGGAGGAAGAGGAATGACGACAATGAGAAGACGCAGGATCATCACTCTTCTGTCCGTCTCCGCTGCGTCACTGCTCGCGTCCTGCTCGGGTTGCGACGGGGGCGGCGGGCACGGCGACACGGACACGACCACGGACACCGACCCTGGCTTCGACACGGACACGAGCTGGGACGGCGGGCCGCTCACCGACTGCGACGACGCGCTGCCGCACGCCGACATGGCCTGCGTGCCGGGCGGCAGGTACCTGATGGGCTGCATGCCGTACGATCTCCAGTGCGAGGAGGTAGAGAAGCCGATGGTGGAGGTGGCGCTTTCGCCGTTCTGGATCGACGAGAAGGAGGCGACGCTCGAGGAGATCGTCCCGTACCTGAACTGGCTGCTGTCGCAGGACGAGTACGTTTGGGACGGCTACATCTACCGGGTCTCCGACCACATGCCGATGTGGATGGGATCGCAGAACAGCGGCAGTTCACCCATTGGCTTAAACGGGGAGACCGGCGAGTTCGAGTATTTCGATGTGGAGGGCGTCTGCACCGCGCGCCCGCTGGGGGCCGCGACCGGCGGGCTGAGCTGGGCTGGGGCGAAGCTGTACTGCGATTGGCGCGGCAAGCGGCTCCCGACCGAGGCAGAGTGGGAGGCCGCGGCGCGGGGGCAGACCAAGTGGATCTACCCGTGCGCGTGGGAGCACTTGGACTGCGCGTACGGCAAGTACGATTGCTGCGGCCCCGAACCGAGCTGCCCGGGGGTGTGTCAGGACCCTTGCTGCATCCCGTTCGAGGACGCGATCACGAATTGCCCGAGCCCCTTCGGCGTGAAGGAGATGTACGGCAACGCGCAGGAGTGGGTGCTGGATCACATGGACGACGAGTCGGACCACTCGTGGTGCGCCGGGGGTTGCACGGACCCGGCGCCGCGGACCGGGGAGGGCGCGATCCTAAAAGGCGGCGGCGTGGGCTCGAAGGCGAGCGGTACCCGTATTTCACGACGGGCCGGGCCCGCGCTCCTGGCGGGGCCCTACAACGGCGTGCGTTGCGTGTCTTCGCCAGTCGATTTCATCCTGTCCGACGGCGGGGTCGTGTGGGGGGAGTGACTGTAGCGGTTGCGGCAACACGTGCGGCGGCGGGACGGATCCCGCGTGGCCGGAGCTCTGCGCCCGCTGCGCCGCGGTGGTCGCGGGGATGAAGAGGTAGGGTCCGGGCTCTGACCGCTGGCACGGAGGCGCCCCGCCGGATAGAATGCCCGCGAGATGAACTGCACCTACTGCGGACAGCTCCTGCACGACCGCGACAGCGAGTGCGTCAACTGCGGCGCCGCCGTCGTCGGCACCCAGCGACCGGCCTCCGGCGGATCCGGCCTCGGGATCGCGGCCGAGGCGCCGGGCAAGGGGACGCGCGTGCTCGGCAGGTGGGGCAACGGCCTGTGGTACCCGGGCGTCATCGACGACGAGCGCGGAGCTTCGAGGCACGTCCTCTTCGACGACGGCGATCAGGCCTGGCGCGGTCCCCAGGATCTCACCGCCGAGGGCGACGCGCCCGACGCGAAAGGCGCCGGGATCGCCCTCGGTGCCAAGGTGATGGGGCAGTGGGCCAACCGCGGTTGGTACGCGGGCACCGTCGACAAGCGCTTCGGCCGCGCCTTCCACGTCGCGTTCGCGGACGGCGACCGGGCGTGGCTCGGCACGGAGCGGATCCGGGTCGGCCAGGCGTCGCGGTGGCTGGCCGTCGCGGCCGTCGTGCTCCTTTTGCTCGTCGCCGCCGGCGGGCTGATCTGGCTGACGGTCGACGGTTCCGGGGAGAGCGGCGCGGGCGCGGCGGCCCCCGCGGCTCCACCGCTCGCCATCCGGCCCATGGAGCCGCTCGCGGCGCCCCCCGTCGTGGGCGCGCGGGTGCTCGCCCCCTTCGGCGACGGCGCGTACTACTTCGCGGCGACGGTTCGCGCCGTGCGCCCCGACGGCCAGGTCGAGCTCCTGTTCCTCGACGGCGATCAGGCGATCGCCCCGGCCGCCTCGCTCCGGCAGGAGAACGTCGGCCCCGGCACGATGGTCAGCGCGCGGCTCCCGTCGTTGCGGGAGTGGTACGCCGGCCAGGTCCGCGAGCGCGACGGCGACCGCGTGCTCGTCCGCTTCGACGACGGCGACGTCCGGTGGGTGCCGCTCTCCGCCGTTCGCCACGCCGCGCCGCCGCAGTCGATCTCAAGGTGACCCCGACGCCCGTCAATCCAGGAAGAACATCGAGACGAAGAAGGCGATCGGGAGGATCGCGTTGAGCGCGTAGAAGAGCCACGTGCCGAGCGTGCGCCGCTCCTTCTCCGTTTCGCCGCCGCCCTTCCCGATCTTGTCGCCGAAGAACCGCCGCATCCAATCGTCGAAGCGCTGGTGCGGCAGCGTCGCCATGCCGGAGACGAGCATGAGCAGGATCGCCGCGAAGAACGGCGTCAGGGCGTACTGCGCGACCCCGGGGATGTGGCGCGGGTGCTCCCAGAACCAGGTGAACGCGAAGAAGAGCCCGTACAGGAAGACGATGCCCGCCGTCACTCCGAAGAAGTAGCGGTTGTACGTGCGCGCGAAGTCGGCGTGCAGCGCCTTCAGGTCCTCGAGGTAGCTCGCGCCGAGGAGCCCGGCGATCCGCTGGCGGGACTCGGCGCCGGGCGCGGCGACGTTCTCGGTCCCGCAGTAGGGGCAGACGACGAGGTCGGGCGTGCGCTCGACGCGCAGCGGGCTCTCGCAGGAGCGGCAGAGCGCGCCCTTCTCGCCGGTCTTCGGGGCGAAGAGCTCGAACAGGAAGCGCACGTCCGCGACGTACGCGTTCTTCCGGGTGAGGAAGGCGGCGCCGATGGTGAGGAGCGCCGACGGGAGCACGACGGCGAGCGCGAAGTTGTGGTCCTCCATCAGGAACTCGTTCACGATCTCGTCGCTGAAGAAGTCGTCGAGGTCCGAGAGGAAGACGCCGTACACGAACAGGGCGATCTGGAGGGCGAAGAGCGCGAAGGGCACCGCGCTCACCAGCTTGAATAGAGTCGGGCGCAGCCCGCCCGCGAAGAGCGCCGCGAGCTCGGCGAACAGCCTCTCGTTCGCGCGGCGGACCTCTGCGGCGAGGCGCACCGCCTCGAGGTGCGCGGGCCCGAGCGGGACCTGCGTCCCGCAGTAGGCGCACGAGGCGACGTCGGTCGCACCGAGGGGCACGCCGGCGCCGCACGACGGGCACAGCAGAAGCTCGACTCGGGCGCTCACGCGGGGCTCCTTCGCACGGCGGTCACCTCTCGGCCCCGTTGAAACCACGCGCCGGAGGGGGGTGTCAACCCCGCGCAAATTCGCTCTTGCCGCCGACCCCCATCCCGAAGACACTGGCGCAGCCGGTTGACCGGCGCACGGAGACTCGGAGAAGAGGTCGTGACGAAGGAAACCAAGAAGCCGCTCGTGAGCCTGATCCTCCTGTTCGTCGTGTCGATCGCGGCCGACCAGGGCACGAAGCAGTGGGCGTACCACGGCCTGCTCGACGACGGCTTCCACGCCGAGACCGACAAGTACGAGGTGTGCGGCGACGACGATCAGGAGCGCGCCCGCGCCCGCTTCGTGCGCCGGCACCAGGAGAACGTCACGGTGATCGACGGGATGTTCGAGCTGCGCTACGTCGAGAACTGCGCGAGCGCCTTCGGCCTTCTGGGGAACGCGCCCGAGTGGTTCCGCTTCCCGTTCTTCATCGTCGTGTCGATCTTCGCCGCGATCTTCATCCCGTACCTGTACCGCAAGACCCCGGCGAGCCAGCGGCTCATGCTGTACGCCATGCCGTTCGTGCTCGGCGGCGCCGTGGGGAACCTGCTCGATCGCCTGTTCTTCAGGTATGTCATCGATTTCGTGGATTGGTACGTCACCATCGACGGCGTGGAGCGCCACTGGCCGACGTTCAACGTCGCGGACGCGGCGATCGTCGTGGGGATCGGCCTCATGCTGCTCCAGCTCCTCCCGCGCAAGAAGCGCCCGGACGCCGCCCCCGCCACGCCATGAGGGTCGTCCTCGTCCACCCGGCCGGCTCGAACTGGGTCCCCGGCGAGAGGGACGTCACCACCGCCGCGAACCGCATGGCGCCGGTCGGGCTCGTGTCGATGGCCGCCTTCCTCGAGGAGCGCGGGCAGCAGGTGGCGGTCCACGACTGCCTGGGTCCGGGCGCGCCGCTCGGCCCGGACGCCAACGCGCGGCGGATCCTCGCGGCCTTTCCGCAGCTCGTCGGGTTCTCGACGACGACCTCCGCCTTCCACGACGCCGACGACATGGCGACCGCGATCAAGGCGGCGCGGCCCGAGGTGCGCACCGTCTTCGGCGGCGTGCACGTGTCGGCGATCGGGGCGCCGCTCCTCGAGCGGTTCCCGGCGATCGACGCCCTGTGCCTCGGCGAAGGGGAGGAGACGCTCGCCGAGCTCGCCGAGGGGAGGCCGCCCGCCGAGATCGCCGGGCTCGTGTGGCGCGACGGCGAGGAGGTCCGGACGAACCCGCCTCGGCCGCAGATCGAGGATCTCGACGCGCTGCCGTTCCCCGCGTACGGGATGCTGCGCGGCTTCCCGAACGGGTACCACCTCCCACCGTTCAGCTACGTGCGCGTGCCGGGCACGACGATGATCACGAGCCGCGGGTGCGTGTACCAGTGCTCCTACTGCGACAGGTCCGTGTTCCGGCGCGGCTTCCGCTCCAACTCGGCCGACTACATCTACGACCACATGCTGCACCTGGTCCGGCGGTTCGGCGTCCGCCACTTCAACGTGTACGACGATCTCTTCACCACGAACCGGAAGCGGATAACCGAGCTGTGCGAGCGGCTCGCCCGGGAGCCCCTCGGGGTGCGGTTCAACTGCGCCGTGCACGCGGGGCACGCGGACGACGATCTGCTGGCGATGCTGCGGAGCGCCGGCTGCCTCATGATCTCGGTCGGGATGGAGTCCGGGGACGCGGAGCTGCTCGCCCGGCACAAGGGCAGCGTCACCCTGGATCAGGTCCGCGAGACCGTGGCGCGGATCCAGGCGAATGGGATGCGCGCCAAGGGGCTGTTCATGATGGGGCTGCCCGGCGAGACGCCGGAGACGTTCCAGCGCACGAGCGACTTCATCCTCTCGCTCGGCCTCGACGACATGAACCTCTCCAAGTTCACGCCGTTCCCGGGCGCGCCGTGCTACGCGGGGATCCGCGACGAGGGCGCGTTCGACGAGGACTGGCGCCGGATGAACTGCCTGAACTTCGTGTTCGTGCCCAAGGGGTTCGCGTCGCGCGAGGAGATGGACGCGCTCTACAACACGCACGTCAAGCGGTTCTACATGGACCCCGAGTGGCGCAGGAAGTTCATGCGGCGCTTCTGGCAGCACCGGCACACGCTGCTCCACTTCATCCGGCACATGCCGTCGTTTCTGGCCGCGAAGAAGCACTTCGAGAACCGGAAGACGTGATCCGCGCGGCCGCTGGGGTGCGGAGGCCCCGCACGCCCCGCGAAGGCGAGGTGCCGAACAGGGGCGTTTTCCCCAATGGTTGTGCCCGGATCCGGGCCGTGCGCGGATCCGCGAATCCTGGCACTGGAATTGCTGCCTAGATCTCAATTGGTGACATTCAACCCCTCGTTCCCGGTGGGGCGATCTGCGCGGGAAAGAGGGCGGGCGTCGAGACGCCATCAGGAGGTACCGTCATGAAGAGGTTGATGCTCCTTTCCTTGGTCGCATCCCTGGCGACACTGGCCGTCGGAACGAGCGCGTCGGCCCAGACCCTCGCGACGAGGCCCTTGTTCGCGACCGTCGCCTGCAGGGGGAACACCGCCGCGTGCGTCAAGCTGGATCTCTACTCGAAGATCGCAGACACCGGCGGCGGCGTCGGCATGGCGAAGCCGTCGGCCGTCTCCGCGGCCAGCGCGACGTCTCGCGGCAACTCCGGCGCGGCCCGCATGGGCAAGGCGGCGGCCGGCGGGACCGAGAACAACCCGGCGATGGACGGCGGCCGCACGGTGCTGAAGACCCGCGCCCACTCCGACCGAGCGCTGAAGAAGGGCGTCGGGCTCGAGCGGAAGCAGGTTGTCCAGCAGGCCCGGCCCGGCCAGCGTTCGCGCGCGCGGCAGGTCCGCGGGGTAGCGCGCCACGGCGGCGACCCCACCATCAACAACCCGGACTCCTCGTCCCGCGCCCCGGCGCAGCGGGCGCGCGCCGTCGAGCGCGTCACGAGCCGCACGCGGCTGAACGCCAGCGGCAACAGGGCGCCGGACGCGGTCCGCTCGCGCGAGATCACGCGCCACCGGCCGACCGACTTCTAGGGCTGCCCGCGCTCAGTGGTTCGTGTCGAGGTCCCTGCCGAACTGCGACTTCACCCGTTTCGCGATGATGTTGAGCAGATCCGACGCGATGATCCCCCATCGCTCGATCCACCCGAGCGGATCCGCCTTCTCGAGGAGCACGGTCCGCTCGCGCCCCGAGAGGATCGAGATCCGCGTGCGCCCGTCCGGTCCGCGCGCCGTGAGCATCGCGCGCATCTCGTAGAGCGGCGTCACGCCCGCGGCGTGGGAGGGCTTCGCGCCGCCCGGCGGCACGATGAGCCCGAGCGGCCGCGACGCGATCCCGAGCGGGATGCGCATCCGCGACGACAGGAAGTCCGCGAGGTCGGTGGCGGCCTCGTCCGTGATGCACTGGTGCAGCGGCAGGTAGCGCGGGCAGCCGTCGGCGCGCAGCAGCATCACGAAGCTCGGCACCTTCCGGTCCGGCATGACGCCGTGGCCGACGAGGAGGCCGCGCAGGGAAGGGAACGGGATCGTGAGCTTGCGGCCGATGTAGACGACCTCGTCGCGGAACGAGACCAGGACCGGCACCCGGTTGGGCGCGCGCAGCCCGATGTCGAACTCGCCGAACCGGACCACGGCGCCCTGGCCCCTGTGCAGCGCGCGCGGCACCTTGCGCACGTAGCGCCACAGGAGATCGTACGCGGCCTCGCCGCGGCCGAGGAGCCGGCCGATGGGCGTGCGCGACAGGAGCCCCTCGGGCAGCTCGAGGATCGGCACCTGGCTGCGGGGATCGAGCCCCGGCGGCTCGGATGTCGTTCCTGTCACCATGGACGCGGATTCTACCCGATATCGCCCGAAACGAAGACCCCTGCGCAATCCGGGCGCGACCGTGTAGTGTCTCGGCATGCGTGACGCCCCGTTCCCGTCGACCCGCTACCTCGGCTCCAAGCGCAAGCTCCTGCCCGCGCTCGAGCCCGTGCTCCGCGCGCTCGCCCCCGACGCCGCGCTCGATCCGTTCTCGGGCACCGCCGCCGTCGCGCACCTGCTCAAGCGGCTCGGGGCGCGCGTCACGGCGGGCGACGCGCTCGAGGCGAACGCGGTCGCGGCGCGGGCGCTCGTCGTCAACCCGGGAGAGCGGCTCGGCGCCCTGGCCCTTCGGCTCGTCGAGGGGCTGCCGGACGCTTCGCCGTCGCCCGGCTTCGTAGAGCGGACGTTCGACGGCGTCTTCTTCGAGCGCGACGAGAACCGGTTCGTCGACCAGATCCTGCCGCGCGTCGACGCCCTTCCCGGGCACCTGCGGGATCTTGCGCTGTGGGCGCTCTTCCAGGCGTGCCTCGCGAAGCGGCCGTACAACCTGTTCCACCGGGCGAACCTCGCGATGCGCCGCCGCGACGTGGCGCGATCGTTCGGCAACAAGGCGACGTGGGACACGCCGTTCGCCGCGCTCTTCGCGCGCTTCGCGGCCGAGGGCGACGCGGCGGTGTTCGACTCGGAGCGGGCGTGCCGCGCGCTCGCCGCTGACGCCTCCGAGATCGATGCCGGCGGCTGCGATCTCGTGTACCTCGACCCGCCGTACGTCTCGGCGCGCGGGCAGGGGGTGGACTACCTCGATTACTACCACTTCCTCGAGGGGCTCTGCCGGCCCGGGACGTGGGGCGCGCGGATCCTCCGGCGCTACCGCCACCTGCCGCTCGCGGGGAGGGGCGAGAGCCCGTGGTCGGATCCGGCGCGGGTGGCCGCCGCGTTCGAGGGCGCGATCGCGCGGTTCTCGGCGGCGCGGCTCGTCGTGTCGTACCGCTCGGACGGGATCCCGGCGATCGACGAGATCGCGCGGTGGCTCGCGAAGGCTGGCAAGCGCGTCGAGGTGATCGACCTGGGGGAGTACACCTATGCTCTCAGCCGCAACCGTACCTCGCGGGAAATGATCCTGGTGGGAGAGTGAACGGACGAAGTGGACGGAATGGACGAAGTGGACGGGGAGAAAAAGAGAATGGCGCAGCCAATGGATCATGATCGATTTCAGGAGCTCTTGTGGAGCTTCGCCGCGCATCGCGTCATCACGGTCGCGGGGAGGACGGGGATGCTCGGCGCGCTCGCCGGCAAGAGGCTCGGCGCGGAGGCGCTCGCCGGGGAGCTCGGGCTCGCGCCGGGCCCGGTGACGAAGATGCTCGCCGCGCTCGCGGCGCTCGGCATCGCCGATCGCGGGGCGGACGGCGCCTTCGGGCTCGCGGCCGAGCTCGAGCCGCTGTTCGGATCGGGCGGCGCCGACTTCACCGCGTTCCTCGAGCACTCGCACGACATGTACACGGCGTGGGGCGCGAACCTCGAGCCGTGGGTGCGCGGCGCCGAGTGGTCCGGGAAGCGGCGGGACGCGGCCGGGATCGCGCGGTTCGGCGCGGCGATGCGCGCCATGGGCACGGCCGTCGCGGCCCGCGTGGCGGCGGCGGTCCATCTCGCGGCCTCGCGGCGCCTGATCGATCTCGGCGGCGGCGTGGGACAGTACGCGGAGGCGTTCTGCCGCGCGAACCCCGCGCTCTTCGCCGTGGTCGTCGACATCCCCGAGGTGGCGCGGCTCGGGCGCGAGCGGCTCGCGGGGAGCTCGCTCGAAACGCGCATCGCGTTCGAGGCTGGCGACTACATCGAGGGGCGCTCGGGCGGCGGGTTCGATCTCGCGCTGCTCGCGAACGTGCTCCACCAGGAGCCCGCGGATCGCGCCGCGGCGATGGTCGCGCGCGCCGCGTCCGAGCTCGTGCCGGGAGGCCGGCTGCTGATCGTCGACTTCACGCTCGAGGGCGGGCCCGCGGCGATCCCGGTGGGCGCGCTGTTCGCCATCAACATGCGATCGCGCGGCGACACGTACCCGGAGACCGCGCTGCGCGGCTTCGCGGCGGCCGCCGGGCTCGAGCGGTTCTCGCGGGCCGACGTCGGTCGCCACCGCGCCGTGTGGAGCGCGTTCAAACCGGAGTGAGGCCGGAGGCCTTCTCGCCGATACTTGCCATTTGTCCTACATGTAGTATAGTAGAATACATGAGGTCGCCCGCCCGGCTCGTTCGCTCGCTCCTTCCCCTCGCCGCGCTCTGCGCGCCGCTCGTCGCGCTCGCCGATCCGGCGCCGTCCTCGACGCCCGCCCTCCCCGCCGAGGATCCGCCCGGCTCGGAGCTCACCGCCCGCGGCCGGGACGTGCGCGGAGTGTACGTGCCGTACCGCAAGGTCGAGCGCGCGAAGCCCGAGGCGCTCGCGAAGTGGGTCGAATCGCTCGGCGCGGACGCGGCGATTATCGACGTGAAGGACGATCGGGGCCGGGTCACCTTCTCGCGCGACCTCGACCGCGCCAGGGGCCCGATGCACGGCGGCGTGAAGGACATGGCCGCGGTCGTCCGCGCCCTGCACGCCCGCGGGATATACGCGATCGGCCGGCTCGTGTGCTTCAAGGACCAGGCGCTCGCGCTCTCGAACCCCGCTACCGCGCTGCGCCACCGGAAGACCAAGGCTTTGTGGCGCGATCGGGGCGGCCTCGCGTGGGTGGATCCGCACTCGCCCATCGCGCGGGAGCACATCGTGGCCGTGGCGCGCGCGGCCGAGGCGCTCGGGTTCGACGAGATCCAGCTCGACTACATCCGCTTCCCGGTGGAGCCCGGCGCGCGGCAGGCGACGTTCCCCAGCCGGGTCGGGGCGCCGGCGCGCCACGCGGTGATCGCCGAGACGCTCGAGGCGGTGGACCGCGCGATTCACCTCCCGCTGTCGATCGACGTGTTCGGGCTCACCGCGTACCACCCGGGCGACGCGGACGGCCTCGGCCAGTCGCTCGAGCACCTCGCGCCGCACGTCGACGCGATCACCCCGATGGTCTACCTCGCCAACTGGCCGCGGCGGTACTGGGAGAACCCGGATCCGCAGACGACCCACGGGCTCGTCGAGGGCGCGGTGCGCGAGATCCGCGAGCGGCTCGGCGACGGGATCGCGGTGCGGCCGCTCCTCCAGGCGTTCCGGTGGCGTGCCAAGCTGTTCTCGGGCGCGTTCATCGCGGATCAGATCCGCGCCTCGCAGGAGGGCGGATCGTCGGGTTACCTGTTCTGGAACCAGGGCGGCAACTACGGGATCGTGCAGACCACGTGGCGCCGGCTCGACGCCGCCGCGCCGAAATCCGATCTCGACCTCCTCGCGCGGGAGTAGGGGCGGACCTACGTGTCCGCCCTCGTCCGCCCGTGTCCGCCCGTGTCCTTTCGTTTGCCCGCACCGGGGGCGAACACATAGGTTCGCCCCTACAACGTGATCGACGCGACTGGTGGCGGGCGAACACGTGGGTTCGCCCCTGATATGGACCGACCGATCAATTGAAATCGTTTCCGGCGTCGGCCGACCTCTGATTCGGGAGCTGAAGGCGGCAGACGAGGGTGGCTGCTTCGACGACGAATCACTCTGATATGCGCGGGTTGCGCACGTTGCCGTGCACAGAGCCGCATGACTGTTCTCCGTCGGGCTGGAGCGCCGTCTACTGTCGCGGGTCCGGAAGGGCGAGCCTCCCTGTCGCATAGGGGCGCCGCGCTTTCGCCTTGTCGTGCCTCGCCTCATCTGCCGTCCTCAGCCTCCGAATCTCCTCGTTGCGATCAGGCCGCTTCGCTATGGCGCAGCACCGCCCAGATGAATCCGACGAGCTCGCGCGCGACGGCCACCACGGCGACGTTGTGCGGTTTCTTGTAGCCCTCCTTGAGCTTGAAGTACCGACTGTGCAGCCTCTCCTGCGCGCGGTCCGCGATCGCGAGCACTCGGGCCGGCTGCCCCTCCCGCCGCTTGCGCATGGTGAGGTTCACCGACGGCCGGTGTCGGTAGTGCTGTGCCGCTTCTACGAGGGTCCGGCGCACGTGCGTGTTCCCGGCCTTCGTGATGCTCCCGCGCCGCACGCGGCTCGAGCTCGTGTGCTCGCTCGGGGTCATCCCGAGAAACGACATTAGCTCGCGCGGGCTCGTGAAGCGCCGGAAGTCGTGCAGCTCCGCGAGGAGCATCATCGCCGTCAGCGTCTCGACACCGCGGAGGCAGCGCAGCCAGCCCACCTGCTCGCGGTAACGCTCGCTCTGCGCGACCTCCGCGATCTGCTCGTCGATGCGCTTCAGCCTCTCCTCGACCTGCTCCAGCACGAGCACGTAGCCTTCGAAGACGCGCTGCGAAATCTCGTCTCCGAAGCGGACCTGCTTGAGCCAGTTGCGGTGGCGCATCGACCAGTTCTTTCCCTCGCGGAAAACGAAACCGTGGCGGAGCAGCATCTTCCCGAGCCTGTGCCGCGCCCGCATCTGGTCCTGCTTCGTGTCCTCGCGAGCCCGAGTGAGATCACGGACCGACTCGTCCTCCGGAGCCGGCGGATGCACCTCGGTGAGGAGACCGGCCTGGAGCAGCTCGGCGAGTTTTCGCGCATCACGGCGGTCCGTCTTCACATGCTCGCCCGGCTTCACCGGAATGAGCGACGGCGCTACGACCACGCAATCGATCCCCTGCTCGCACATCTGCCGCTGCAGCGCGTACCCGCACGGCCCCGCCTCGTACGCGGCCTTCACCGTGCCTTTCGTCCTCTCTGTCAGCTTCTTGATCAGCCTCGTGACCGCACGCGGCTCGTTGGCGAGCTGCCACTCCGCCTCGGGCTCGCGTCTGCCGCGCGCGGCGACGGCCACGTTGATGGCTGCTTTGTGGACGTCCATCCCGACGAAAATGGTATTCTGATTTGCGGACACGACCGGCTCCTTTCGCATGTAGCTCTGGGCTACGTGGTTTCCGCTTCGCAGCCTAACCTACGAAAGCTGCGAAACGGGCCGGTCGGTCCATTCTGTCTACAGCAGGCGGGTCCAGAGCGGGATCGTGGCGATCCCGGCGACTGCGATCACGAACAGCGCGGTGCAGGCGATCGGGTGGCGCTCGACGAGGCGAGTGAACTCGGTGCTCAACCGCTTGGTGAACGTGACGTGGCACTGGATCGGGACGCGGCCGTCGGCCCTCGCGTCGAGCCTGTCGATCATCTCCCTTGCGGACTGGTAGCGCTTCGTCCGATCCTTCTCCATTCCCTTCTTCAGGTACCAGCGCAGATCCATCGGTACGATCGGCTGGTGCGGGCTCGCCTTGATCTTCGTGATCTGCAGCGGCTGGCTCACGACGCCCGCGAGCACGTCGTCCAGCGCGTCGCGCCCCTCGAGGTAGTGAGTGAGGCACAGGAGCTCGTGGAGCAGCACCGTGAGCGAGTAGACGTCGCTGCGCTCGTCGACCGGCTCGCCGCGCGCCTGCTCGGGCGACATGTAGATCGGGGTGCCGATGATCGCGCCGATCTGCGTGCGGGCGAACCTGGACGTGTCGCCGGACTTCTGCACCACGCGCTCGACGGTGGTGTCGTCCAGCCCAACGCCCTCGCCGCGGATCGACTTCGCGATCCCCCAGTCCATGAGGAGCACCTCGCCGAACCGGCCGATCATGACGTTCGCGGGCTTCAGGTCCCGGTGCACGATCCCGCGGGAGTGGGCGAACGCGACCGCCTCGAGCAGGCCGCGGAAGATCTGCACGCGCCGCTCGAAGCCGTACTCGCGGTGCGCCTCGGCGTCCCCGGCCTTCAGCCGCGCGATGATCGACTCGAGCGTCTCGCCGTCCACGTACTTCATCACGAAGTAGTAATCGCCGGCCTCGTCGACGCCGACGTCGTGGATCGGGACGACGTTCGGGTGCTCGAGCGAGCCGACGGTCCGGATCTCCTCCACGAACCGCGCGACCATCTCGTCGCACCTGGCCTCGGCGCGGATCTTCTTGACCGCCACGGTGCGGCCGATGTCGTGATCCATGGCCGCGGTCACCTCGCCTGCGCCGCCCTCGCCGAGCGCGCGCAACGGCTCGAAGCGGCTGCGCGCCTCGTGCACGAGCGTCGGCCGCTCGCCGGAGATCTCCACCCTGGGCAGTACGGTGGTCCGGACACCGCCGGCGATCGAGACCGCGGCGCCGGAGGTCGAGAGGACCGTGCGGGCGGGATCCGTCGCGGCGACGGTCCTCGCGTTCGTGTCGACGCCGACGGCCTTCGCGTGCGCGCCGAGACTAACGGTCTTCACGTGCAGATCGACCGTGCGCCTCAGCAGAGCGGGTGGCTTTTGCGGCGCCGGCGACAAGGGCTTCGGCGGGCCGTGCCCGAGAGCGGTGCGCGCGGCGCCCGGTACCTGCGGCGGCGGCTTGAGCGGGCTCGGTCGTGGTGGTTTCTCGTCGGCCATCGGATCCTCCGAGAGTTCGAGTGAACTCCGG
Proteins encoded in this window:
- a CDS encoding serine/threonine protein kinase → MADEKPPRPSPLKPPPQVPGAARTALGHGPPKPLSPAPQKPPALLRRTVDLHVKTVSLGAHAKAVGVDTNARTVAATDPARTVLSTSGAAVSIAGGVRTTVLPRVEISGERPTLVHEARSRFEPLRALGEGGAGEVTAAMDHDIGRTVAVKKIRAEARCDEMVARFVEEIRTVGSLEHPNVVPIHDVGVDEAGDYYFVMKYVDGETLESIIARLKAGDAEAHREYGFERRVQIFRGLLEAVAFAHSRGIVHRDLKPANVMIGRFGEVLLMDWGIAKSIRGEGVGLDDTTVERVVQKSGDTSRFARTQIGAIIGTPIYMSPEQARGEPVDERSDVYSLTVLLHELLCLTHYLEGRDALDDVLAGVVSQPLQITKIKASPHQPIVPMDLRWYLKKGMEKDRTKRYQSAREMIDRLDARADGRVPIQCHVTFTKRLSTEFTRLVERHPIACTALFVIAVAGIATIPLWTRLL
- a CDS encoding IS110 family transposase; the encoded protein is MDVHKAAINVAVAARGRREPEAEWQLANEPRAVTRLIKKLTERTKGTVKAAYEAGPCGYALQRQMCEQGIDCVVVAPSLIPVKPGEHVKTDRRDARKLAELLQAGLLTEVHPPAPEDESVRDLTRAREDTKQDQMRARHRLGKMLLRHGFVFREGKNWSMRHRNWLKQVRFGDEISQRVFEGYVLVLEQVEERLKRIDEQIAEVAQSERYREQVGWLRCLRGVETLTAMMLLAELHDFRRFTSPRELMSFLGMTPSEHTSSSRVRRGSITKAGNTHVRRTLVEAAQHYRHRPSVNLTMRKRREGQPARVLAIADRAQERLHSRYFKLKEGYKKPHNVAVVAVARELVGFIWAVLRHSEAA